A DNA window from Thiothrix subterranea contains the following coding sequences:
- a CDS encoding zeta toxin family protein: protein MKPRLIVIAGPNGSGKTSVTTQILAHNWAQGCDYINPDNIARDVFGDWNAKETVLKAAQYAENWRERCLHEGRDFIFETVLSVPDKVEFIQRAKAAGFFVRFFFIATDTPYINVARIAQRVVEGGHTVPTDKIIARYARSIANGAEAARLADRGYFFDNSVDDYAPSLLFRSVDGLVAKQYPPLQAHPWALQVAAALADS from the coding sequence ATGAAACCACGCCTGATTGTGATTGCCGGGCCAAACGGTTCCGGCAAAACTTCTGTCACCACCCAAATACTCGCGCACAACTGGGCGCAAGGTTGTGACTACATCAACCCGGACAATATTGCCCGCGATGTGTTTGGCGACTGGAATGCCAAAGAAACCGTGCTGAAAGCAGCCCAATATGCAGAAAACTGGCGGGAACGCTGCCTGCATGAAGGCCGTGACTTCATTTTTGAGACGGTACTGTCAGTACCGGACAAGGTGGAATTCATTCAGCGAGCCAAAGCTGCCGGTTTTTTTGTGCGCTTCTTTTTCATTGCCACGGACACCCCTTATATCAACGTGGCGCGTATTGCGCAGCGGGTTGTAGAAGGTGGGCATACCGTACCAACGGACAAGATCATTGCACGTTATGCCCGTTCCATTGCCAATGGGGCAGAAGCAGCCAGACTGGCAGATCGAGGATATTTTTTCGACAACTCAGTGGATGACTATGCCCCAAGCCTGCTATTCCGTAGTGTGGATGGGCTGGTTGCCAAACAGTATCCACCGTTGCAAGCCCATCCTTGGGCGTTACAGGTGGCTGCCGCATTGGCTGATTCTTAA
- a CDS encoding DUF6094 domain-containing protein, with protein MSKALVFPRVARNFAKNGYYPTDETTLARTLSALEAADEGQLRILDPCAGEGVALAECKYHLDQERCLAFGIEYDAERAWHAKTVLDHCIHGDFNSCMLSYGSFGLLWLNPPYGDMLKNHEGHHAPGLLQESRPRLEKHFYQRSHGLLQVGGVLVLVVPSTSFDKQLAGWIAMHFREVKVFRAATDQFKQVVLFGIKQKSTGNLDATLRKQLLAIGVGDVVPDELPEVWTDEPYTVPAFVEGRKQFRFVSANLDAAQLQQEIGVHSGALQQQFISLFRQAATQTNRRPLRQMTEWHTALALAAGQVGGVVRAEDGRVYLIKGSTHKEKRTETRLHENIDGSTTEERIDTDVFVPVIRALDFTPASRTYGDVLTIR; from the coding sequence ATGTCCAAAGCCCTTGTCTTTCCGCGTGTGGCACGCAATTTTGCCAAGAACGGCTACTACCCGACCGATGAAACTACTCTTGCCCGCACCCTCTCGGCGCTGGAGGCGGCTGACGAAGGCCAACTCCGCATCCTTGACCCGTGCGCGGGTGAAGGGGTGGCACTGGCAGAATGTAAATATCACCTTGACCAAGAACGCTGTCTAGCCTTCGGCATTGAGTACGACGCTGAACGCGCCTGGCACGCCAAAACCGTGCTGGATCACTGCATCCACGGCGACTTCAACAGTTGTATGCTGTCCTACGGTTCCTTTGGCCTGCTGTGGCTGAACCCGCCGTATGGCGACATGCTGAAAAACCACGAAGGCCATCATGCGCCCGGCCTGTTGCAGGAAAGCCGCCCACGGCTAGAGAAGCACTTTTACCAGCGTAGCCACGGCCTGTTACAGGTCGGTGGGGTACTGGTACTGGTTGTGCCCTCCACCTCATTCGACAAGCAGTTGGCGGGCTGGATTGCCATGCACTTCCGGGAGGTGAAGGTATTCCGCGCCGCCACTGACCAGTTCAAGCAGGTGGTGCTGTTCGGCATCAAGCAAAAATCCACGGGCAACCTGGATGCCACGCTACGCAAGCAATTGCTGGCGATTGGGGTCGGTGATGTTGTCCCGGACGAGTTGCCGGAGGTGTGGACAGATGAACCGTATACCGTCCCGGCTTTCGTGGAAGGTCGCAAGCAGTTCCGCTTTGTGTCCGCCAACCTGGATGCAGCACAACTGCAACAGGAGATTGGCGTGCATAGCGGAGCCTTGCAACAGCAATTCATCAGCCTGTTCCGGCAAGCGGCGACACAAACCAACCGCCGTCCGCTGCGGCAAATGACCGAATGGCATACCGCACTGGCATTGGCTGCCGGGCAAGTGGGTGGCGTGGTGCGTGCCGAGGATGGGCGTGTGTATCTTATCAAGGGCAGCACCCACAAGGAAAAACGCACTGAAACCCGCCTGCATGAAAACATTGACGGCTCGACCACCGAGGAGCGCATCGACACGGATGTGTTCGTGCCGGTGATCCGCGCCCTCGACTTTACCCCGGCTAGCCGTACCTACGGGGATGTGCTGACCATACGCTAA
- a CDS encoding DUF2786 domain-containing protein, with protein sequence MEANHILNKIKKCLALAASDNPGEAAAALRQAKKLMDKHGITEAHVKLAEVKSVQTGKIPPAKDRATKLVVIIGDAFACKPLIRSKEGITFFEFIGKGHYPELAAYTYAILWRRLEMERAAFHEQLLASLTDPGWDLRESHDQRRKKWAADDARKATTAFCAGWLARVAETVRHFAGHQPDQDLDDWARNQYGKLGARKTRQHNGLDPDGVQAGLEAGSRVSLHHGVNGESAGQHLLLYSPQ encoded by the coding sequence ATGGAAGCCAACCACATCCTCAACAAGATCAAGAAGTGTCTGGCACTCGCGGCATCAGATAACCCCGGCGAAGCCGCAGCCGCATTGCGCCAAGCGAAAAAGCTGATGGACAAGCACGGCATTACTGAAGCACACGTTAAACTGGCGGAAGTGAAATCGGTACAGACCGGCAAAATCCCACCAGCCAAAGACCGGGCAACCAAACTGGTGGTCATCATTGGCGATGCCTTTGCCTGCAAGCCACTCATCCGCAGCAAAGAGGGCATAACCTTCTTCGAGTTTATTGGCAAAGGCCACTACCCGGAACTAGCAGCCTACACCTATGCCATCCTGTGGCGACGTTTGGAAATGGAGCGTGCCGCGTTCCATGAGCAGTTGTTAGCAAGCCTGACCGACCCCGGTTGGGATTTACGGGAATCGCATGATCAGCGCAGAAAAAAATGGGCGGCTGACGATGCCCGCAAAGCCACCACCGCTTTTTGCGCAGGCTGGTTAGCACGGGTAGCTGAAACAGTCCGCCATTTTGCCGGACACCAGCCTGACCAAGACCTGGATGACTGGGCAAGAAACCAGTACGGCAAACTTGGGGCACGCAAAACCCGCCAACATAACGGCCTTGACCCCGACGGGGTACAAGCCGGGCTGGAGGCGGGTTCCCGCGTGAGCCTGCATCACGGTGTGAATGGCGAATCTGCCGGACAACACCTTCTGTTATACTCTCCACAATGA
- a CDS encoding helix-turn-helix transcriptional regulator, whose amino-acid sequence MAITYVESHYHELIREEEVAGLCAMSIRSFCRIFKKEQGETFRTYLMGYRINKARELLRIPGVSVAGAAFATGFSDMSYFSRVFRQIEGQTPSAFQQKQIPEDVQ is encoded by the coding sequence ATGGCTATCACCTATGTGGAATCCCATTACCACGAACTCATCCGGGAAGAAGAGGTTGCCGGGTTGTGTGCCATGAGCATCCGCAGTTTTTGCCGGATCTTCAAGAAGGAGCAGGGGGAAACCTTCCGTACATACCTGATGGGATACCGCATCAACAAAGCACGTGAACTGCTACGAATTCCAGGGGTAAGTGTAGCGGGAGCAGCTTTTGCCACAGGTTTTAGTGATATGTCGTATTTTTCACGGGTGTTCAGGCAAATAGAGGGGCAAACACCCTCCGCTTTTCAACAAAAACAGATACCAGAAGATGTGCAATAG
- a CDS encoding DEAD/DEAH box helicase has product MTTIANTTTSTPLATQPTSVIALAEFVKDFGTALRAAVDQQNPPVFHPEDTCPLRDAVMDGLLRAPFPAQREAVQALAALLFDHAEKAAVMNGEMGVGKTQIAICTAAVAQTEGYPRTLIISPPHLVYKWRREIKETVPNARVWVLNGADTLARLLQLRQWVKVGETRDVPEFFVLGRVRMRMGYEWQHAFATTRLRGRHEDSGETYSHEVLACPRCGTVYRNADGYPFRHTQHLPEQRLACQHVHLDADGKALKVCGEQLWTLVRKEALKNKRKLVADALKQLPTIGEKTADRLLNTFGEDMLGEMLADNIHEFTNLMDDSGNLVFNDRQAERMERALSKAEFSLGQGGYQPTEFIKRQLPDGYFGLLVVDEAHEYKNADSAQGQAFGVLAAKARKVLLLTGTLMGGYADDLFYLLWRANPRRMIEDGYRYKHRSLGSSVMAFMRDHGILKDVFKTTSGGSHKTARGQKTSQRTAKAPGFGPMGICRYVLPYTVFLKLRDIDQNVLPPYREHYVEVAMDGEQRDAYDTLSAELTAVMKKALAKGDTTLLGVVLNALLRWPETCFRPEAVRHPRTRDTLAAVPALYADGELTPKECRLLEVCKAEQAKGRRVLVYTTYTGTQDTSQRLKQMLGSAGLRTDVLRSTVSTEQREDWILDRVDRGIDVLICNPELVKTGLDLLEFPSIVFMQTGFNVYTLQQAARRSWRIGQRLDVEVFFLGYADTAQTACLALMAEKIAVSQSTSGDMPDTGLDVLNPNGDSVEVALAKRMLEKV; this is encoded by the coding sequence ATGACTACGATTGCCAACACCACCACCAGCACCCCGCTGGCTACCCAACCCACCAGCGTCATTGCCCTGGCGGAATTCGTCAAGGACTTCGGCACCGCCCTGCGGGCTGCCGTTGACCAGCAAAACCCGCCGGTCTTCCACCCGGAAGACACCTGCCCACTGCGGGATGCGGTGATGGACGGGTTGCTGCGTGCACCCTTCCCTGCCCAACGCGAAGCAGTGCAGGCACTCGCCGCCTTGTTGTTCGACCATGCTGAAAAGGCAGCGGTCATGAACGGCGAGATGGGGGTGGGCAAAACCCAAATCGCCATCTGCACCGCCGCAGTGGCACAGACGGAAGGCTACCCGCGTACCCTGATCATTTCCCCGCCGCATCTGGTCTACAAGTGGCGGCGCGAGATCAAGGAAACTGTCCCGAATGCCCGTGTGTGGGTGTTGAACGGGGCAGACACGCTGGCACGCCTGCTGCAACTGCGCCAATGGGTGAAGGTCGGGGAAACCCGCGATGTGCCGGAGTTCTTCGTGCTCGGACGGGTACGGATGCGCATGGGCTACGAATGGCAACACGCCTTCGCCACCACCCGCTTGCGGGGCAGGCATGAGGACAGCGGGGAAACCTATTCCCACGAGGTACTGGCTTGCCCCCGCTGCGGCACGGTGTACCGCAATGCGGACGGCTACCCGTTCCGTCATACCCAACACCTGCCGGAACAGCGGCTGGCTTGCCAACATGTGCATCTGGATGCAGACGGCAAAGCGCTCAAGGTCTGTGGTGAACAACTGTGGACGCTGGTGCGCAAGGAAGCCCTGAAAAACAAGCGCAAGCTGGTGGCGGATGCACTCAAGCAATTGCCCACCATTGGTGAGAAAACCGCCGACCGGCTGCTCAACACCTTTGGTGAAGACATGTTGGGGGAGATGCTGGCCGACAATATCCACGAATTCACCAATTTGATGGATGACAGCGGCAACCTGGTGTTCAACGACCGGCAGGCCGAGCGCATGGAACGCGCCCTCAGCAAAGCCGAGTTCTCGTTAGGGCAAGGCGGCTACCAGCCAACCGAGTTCATCAAACGGCAATTGCCGGATGGTTACTTTGGGCTGCTGGTGGTCGATGAGGCGCACGAGTACAAGAACGCTGATTCGGCACAGGGGCAGGCATTCGGGGTACTCGCTGCCAAAGCCCGCAAGGTGTTACTGCTGACCGGGACATTGATGGGCGGCTATGCCGATGACCTGTTTTACCTGCTGTGGCGTGCCAACCCGCGCCGCATGATTGAGGACGGCTACCGTTACAAACACCGCTCCCTAGGCAGTTCTGTGATGGCCTTCATGCGTGATCATGGCATCCTCAAGGATGTGTTCAAAACCACGTCGGGGGGCAGCCACAAAACCGCACGTGGGCAGAAAACCTCGCAGCGTACCGCCAAAGCACCCGGTTTTGGGCCAATGGGCATTTGCCGTTACGTCCTGCCCTACACGGTGTTCCTCAAACTGCGGGACATCGACCAGAACGTATTGCCGCCTTACCGCGAGCATTACGTGGAAGTGGCGATGGACGGTGAACAGCGCGACGCCTATGACACCCTGTCGGCAGAACTAACCGCAGTGATGAAAAAGGCGCTGGCGAAAGGCGACACCACCCTGCTGGGGGTGGTGCTGAATGCGCTGCTACGTTGGCCGGAAACCTGTTTCCGGCCAGAAGCGGTGCGGCATCCCCGTACCCGCGACACCCTGGCAGCCGTGCCTGCCCTGTATGCCGACGGCGAACTGACCCCGAAGGAGTGCAGGCTGCTGGAAGTGTGCAAGGCGGAACAGGCCAAAGGACGGCGGGTGCTGGTGTACACCACCTACACCGGCACGCAGGACACCTCGCAACGCCTCAAGCAGATGCTCGGCAGTGCGGGTTTGCGTACCGACGTGTTGCGTTCCACGGTATCCACCGAACAGCGCGAGGACTGGATACTCGACCGGGTTGACCGGGGTATCGACGTGCTGATCTGTAACCCGGAATTGGTGAAAACTGGCCTGGATTTGCTGGAATTCCCCAGCATTGTGTTCATGCAGACCGGCTTCAATGTGTACACGCTTCAGCAGGCGGCTCGCCGCTCTTGGCGGATTGGGCAACGGCTGGATGTGGAGGTGTTCTTCCTCGGCTATGCGGATACGGCACAAACCGCGTGTCTGGCGTTGATGGCGGAGAAAATCGCCGTCAGCCAAAGCACCAGTGGTGACATGCCGGATACCGGGCTGGATGTGCTGAACCCGAATGGTGATTCGGTGGAGGTGGCATTAGCCAAGCGGATGTTGGAGAAGGTGTGA
- the radC gene encoding RadC family protein codes for MTMILTPRMTQFVLEDSGKYRIHGEFTADEILEAASGIALQALSSREGLCLTDPDVVRHYLCNWLGNRKAEVFGCLFLDNRHRLIAAEELFFGTIDGASVHPREVVRDSLRHNAAAVVFVHNHPSGVVEPSQADERITQKLKDALHLIDVRVLDHFVVGSDNILSFAERGLL; via the coding sequence ATGACCATGATCCTGACACCCCGGATGACCCAGTTTGTGCTGGAGGATTCCGGCAAATACCGCATCCACGGCGAATTCACTGCCGATGAAATCTTGGAAGCAGCTAGCGGCATTGCCCTGCAAGCGCTGAGCAGCCGCGAAGGCTTGTGCCTGACCGACCCGGATGTGGTGCGCCACTACCTGTGCAACTGGCTGGGCAACCGCAAGGCGGAAGTGTTCGGCTGCCTGTTCCTCGACAACCGCCACCGCCTGATTGCCGCTGAAGAACTGTTCTTTGGCACGATTGATGGCGCATCAGTCCACCCGCGTGAAGTGGTCAGGGATTCCCTGCGGCACAACGCAGCAGCAGTGGTGTTCGTCCACAACCATCCCTCTGGCGTGGTGGAACCCAGCCAGGCGGATGAACGTATTACCCAGAAACTCAAGGATGCCTTGCACCTGATTGATGTGCGGGTACTCGACCATTTTGTGGTCGGGAGCGACAACATCCTCTCGTTCGCCGAACGCGGGCTGCTGTAA